In Deltaproteobacteria bacterium, the following are encoded in one genomic region:
- a CDS encoding dipeptide ABC transporter ATP-binding protein encodes MKEREETSLVVLRDLRKHYPVQHGLFSRTRAAVKAVDGVSLSIMRGETLGLVGESGCGKSTLGRLILRFEEPTTGSIYFEGRNILEFGRKQMRHLRREMQIIFQDPFSSLDPRKKVSSILAEPFIVHKLVANKRERQEKVLKLMELVGLRPDQSNRYPQEFSGGQRQRIGIARALALNPKLIIADEPISSLDLSIQAQVVNLLVDLQLRLGLTYLFISHDLRVVHHVSDRVAVMYLGKIVELADGETLYNDPVHPYSEALVGSAPIPNPKVKRKKILLEGDVPSPINPPSGCRFHTRCPIRKDLCSREDPPLEPRANGSIVACHFR; translated from the coding sequence ATGAAGGAACGGGAAGAAACCAGCCTGGTAGTCTTGAGGGACCTGAGAAAGCATTACCCGGTCCAGCACGGCCTTTTTTCGAGGACCCGGGCCGCGGTCAAGGCCGTCGACGGGGTCTCCCTTTCAATAATGAGAGGCGAAACACTGGGGCTCGTCGGTGAAAGCGGATGCGGCAAATCCACCCTGGGGAGACTCATTCTGAGGTTTGAAGAACCTACAACAGGGAGTATCTACTTTGAAGGCCGGAACATCCTGGAGTTCGGCAGGAAGCAGATGAGGCATCTCAGGCGGGAAATGCAGATCATCTTTCAAGACCCCTTTTCATCCCTTGATCCGAGAAAGAAAGTCTCCAGTATACTGGCGGAGCCCTTCATTGTCCACAAGCTGGTCGCCAACAAAAGGGAGAGACAAGAGAAGGTTCTGAAACTGATGGAACTGGTGGGGCTGAGACCGGACCAGTCGAACCGCTATCCCCAGGAGTTCAGCGGCGGCCAGAGGCAGAGAATCGGAATAGCAAGGGCCCTGGCCCTGAATCCCAAACTGATAATCGCCGATGAACCCATCTCCTCACTCGATCTTTCTATCCAAGCACAAGTCGTCAATCTGCTTGTGGATCTTCAGTTGAGGCTCGGGCTGACATATCTCTTTATCTCCCATGACCTGAGAGTGGTCCACCACGTAAGCGACAGGGTTGCGGTGATGTACCTCGGCAAGATCGTTGAATTGGCCGATGGAGAGACCCTGTACAACGATCCTGTCCATCCATATTCGGAAGCACTCGTGGGATCCGCTCCTATTCCCAACCCGAAAGTGAAAAGGAAAAAGATCCTTCTTGAAGGAGACGTTCCGAGCCCGATCAACCCGCCTTCGGGATGCCGTTTCCACACGAGATGCCCCATACGAAAGGATCTCTGCTCAAGAGAGGACCCCCCCCTCGAACCGAGGGCAAACGGATCCATTGTGGCTTGCCATTTCAGATGA